In the Populus trichocarpa isolate Nisqually-1 chromosome 1, P.trichocarpa_v4.1, whole genome shotgun sequence genome, CTTCTATGCAGAAACTGAGGCTTTTACGTAAAAGGCTTTGCAAACGTTTCGAATTccaaaattgagagagagagagagtaatcaAGCTTGGTAAACAACATTAAATAACACCTCTTCATCAGCATCTACTCCAGAAAAAATGGAAACGAGAAGAAGGCCTCAAGAGAGCTCGGTAATTACACGTTCACACTTGGCTTCCAAGATCTTCACAGCTTCAGTAAAGAGAACTTCAGGAGGTAATGCTCCAGTTGATTCAATAGTAACTAGTGGGAAAGAGCAAGCAAAATTAGTACAGATCttctcaaaattaataaatttcaaattcaagCAATTTTATCCACCTACAATgaaggttaaaaataaatactgatAAACAAGAGGGACAATTTCATCTGCCTTGTACAAGAAATTGACAACAGAAACTCTACTCAAAATTGGTCACAGACGAACTTATGTATCATGAACCACGGTAACAGAACTCCAGTAAATGGATAGTAGGAAATAGCATGCACAACTTTTTCTCCTGAGCTGCTTAGACAGCATAACGCTCAAGCAGCCTTTCAGGCTCTTGGTTGCAGAATTATTTATAGGCTTAGCACTGgaagttcaaaatattttatttagctaaagtgatcaattcaaaacatattcgCTACTATAGAttgcaatatataaaaaacctcTCTATCCAGGGGACTATATCAAAAACCAGTGAGTTGAAAACGGTTTGGCAACATATAAAATTTGGTctattaaattcaaaaccatGACCATCTCATGACATTATGGATCTTTCCAAATCTGGAAGCCAGGATCTTCAGGACAATTATTGTAAAATTGACCAGTTTCCTTCTTTGGAGTTCTAATTCAGTTAAAAGAAAGTTCTCTGAATATCACAAGTACAGGATCTTCAATAAAACTATGATAGAGCTAATATATTTAGTCCGTTGTCCTGCAAGGACAAGAGCTGGAGACTTAAGCTTGTTTCCAATTGAGCTTGAACTTTAACGAGAAATATTTGATCTGCAATCTGAACTCAAGTAATAGAATATTGATTTTCCACCAGAAGGTGATGTATGTCGTTATACCTTCAAGCAACAATTAATCCACCGAGGCAAAGCTCCTGAGGTTCTCTAACTATTCttgtagaaaaaatattttgcagtaAATTTAATTGGTATCAACCCAATCAGAATAGTTTACTTTGTTTTGATATTGCTTATAATTTCCCTCACTACATTCTTCAAACAATCACAAGAAACTTATATTCACAGTTTAATGGTAATTAGATTGCTAAAAGCATGTACACCTCATCACTTACATATGAAATGATCCTTAACACGGTGCAGTGCCACACGTTTCTCCCACTCTTCATCCCCTCTTATGCATTCCCTACACAAAGTGCAGGCTCGTGAATCAGCTACAATTGCCTTCTTCTTAGCTGTCAAACAACCAAATCATTCATCAGGGATACTCAAGAAAGCAAAAACAGAGATGGAAGCGTTATTTTATATTCTAAGAAAATTAATGGAAACTATGCAGCACAGAAAGTTGTCCAGAAAGAAAGGATAAAGAAGACAAAATCACTTTACCATTGCCAGTGTCTTCAATATCAAATACACCACTTGGACACTTCCTTATAAGTTCTTCAGCATCCTCACCTTTAATGTTTTCCAGTAATACAACCTACAAGGAAGGAAGAAGTGTTCAAAATGTTACAATAATATGCAAGGGGAAAGGGGGGAGGAGGTTGCATTGATAAAAACAATCAGAGAACAAGATATCTTCACACCTCAGGAAACATCCGATACCAAGCAGTCCCCACAGGAGACCATTTTGCATGTGTTTTTCCCATTCCTTTAACAGCATGAGCTTCTAGTTCAATTTCCTGTAAAATGATCAGACATTTCAGTATTTGCACCTGCAATCCAGTAACAGGCAAGAACGACCtttgatagaaaaagaaacaatatgCAAAAACTTCCAGAAACTCAAATATGTTGTGCTCACCAGCATATGTGGATTCcaatggaaaaggaaagaaagagggaAGTGCATCAATAGTCATGTGAAAAGCTTTATATTACATAAATCAATTGGTCTTTGTCAGCAAAACATCAAATCCGAAAATATTTAACCTAGGTTGGTAGCTTGAAAATGTTTCTATCAACAGAATGCACcagcaattaaaattttaaagttatctTGGATTTGTAGGAAATCAAAGAATGAACCACAAATGGCTGAAGAAGACCAAACCCAAAAGACCACAAGCATCCAAGAAACCAGTCTCATTTTAAAGCATGCTCCTATTGGGATCCTTAGTATCGTAGATAAGTCGCTAACAAACCCCTCCCACTTTCAAACTATATTTGGATTAGAATGCTACTACTTTCTGTTTATTCAATCGCTTTAGAAGTCTGGATATGCTTACTGGAAATGTAATCTAGAAAGGAAGCACCCACTGATCATATGCTTGGTCTAATAGGATTGTTGAAATGCAGTTCttggttttaaaaatcttttgtgCTATGCCTTTGGAAGTTCAATAGCCAAATAGAAGTAGGGTGGGGAGAGGAAAAcagtagaaaacaaaaatcacagcAGAATAATGGCTAAAAGTAGAAGAAAATTGAAGCTAGAACAAGATAATAGGGTTTAGGGTTCTTGAGAAACCTCTAGAATCCGAATAGATTGataaaatagcaaaacaaaatgTCCACAAAAATAATCCTAACATCCTATTTGCGCTAGTTAAAACCCTAATACTAATGATTGCAGGAAAAGTAACCTCTTACTATATGTCACATACTAATCACATAACAGCTAAAACTCTAACTAACACAAGaaatcctaaattaaataagaaaaccaaaactgataagaaaattattaaaaagttcCTGCATCACAAATACCACAGTTACCAAGCTCAATATCATACTTTATTCCACAAACCACAATAGCATGTATCCAATCCGTCAATCACACATCACTTTGTTCTTTCAGCACAATCTGCCAGAATTTATACCCTTTGGGCTTTCAGCATTGAAGTTTAGACAACTTCCTTTCCAAATATGTTACATGAAGatgtaaaagataaattaacacCACCCAACCAATCATGAAAAAACCTTACTTGTCCAGGGCCCAGTTTGGCAAGTATAATATCTTCTACCGTGGAAATTGGATTGCCTGCAAATTCTGGCAGGGAGTCTTGGCCGCAACTAAATGAAGTATAGGTACTTGGTTTGGAATCAGGTTTTTCAGATTCTTTAGCAAACTCACTTCCATTTGGTAACCACTTCAATTCTTGAGAATACACTGCATTATAATGACCATAATGGTACCAACTATTATACAAAGTAATCACTGGCTTTATATCATCAAGTTAAGCTACCAACTATTGGAAAGAGGACAACTAATTATTAATCAATTCACTACAAAATATTGTAAGAAAATCACTggctttaattgaaataaacaaaGTACCACTTACCTGAACAGCGAGGCTGGCCCCGATTGCAGCGAGCATGGAGTTTGAGGACAATAGTGTTCTTTTCATTTGGTGTATCATTTGCTTCAGgtgagaagaaaaggagaaaaaagaaggagagtCCGTTAAGTTCCTAAACAATGCAGAGGTTAATTGTTTCCctcttttgtataaaaaaaatttatcatgtaAATGAAATACGAGTCAAACCTGAAAGATATTCAAACAGCCTAGGGTCAACCTTGATGGGAATGAGACCCAATCTGTGGGCAAGCACTTCATCTTGGATCACAGATGTATTATTTGCAATGAAGACTTTTTCAATAGCCATTGTGGGAACCTACATAAAGAGAATAAAACCAAAATCCATCATTTCCATCAATCGACAAGCTTTACACACAAGAGATAATGAACAAGACATGAATTTACAAACTATCAATATCGTAAATCAAAATTCAGACAAGATAgatggggagagagagagagagttaactCCATTCCTTCAGTTAGGAAATTCAAATTTCTCAGCAGGGAAACAACTAGTGAAACCAAAAATAGAATACAATGAAAAAGGTGAAAACTATTTTCCACAATCCACTACTACTCATGATATAACTTTATCCATTGACATGAATGTAAGGAGAGCTTCTCATGATATAAGGAACTGTGCTGTTTTAAACATTACTAAATGTTCCATTTTGTTCGTGGATGGCTTTAATATCCTTATAAGTCAAGCACATTTCCAGGAACCATCTAATCTAAGAGTCTGTctaaagttataattttttaggggTACCAAGTACTGCAAGCAAGCACCTATCAACAACAAATCTGAGGATAACTTTATCCATTGACATGAATGTAATGAGAGCTTCTCGTGATAGAACTGTGCTgttttaaaattactaaatgTTCCATTTTGTCCGTGGATGGCTTTAATATGCTTATAAGTCAAGCACATTTCCAGGAACCATCTAATCTAAGAGTCTGTccaaagttataattttttaggggTACTAAACACTGCAAGCAAGCACCTATCAACAACAAATATGAGCAAATGCAGATTAGAAGAAATTTGCAATTTTCGTCACACCAACATGTTCAGACAAGAGTTTAAGAAACTTTGACAGCTGATCATCCCCCAATGTGCAAAAACAGAAAAGGATAAATGATCTATAAAAGAGGATATCAATTATTACAAAAGAACAGCAGAATAACTAACTAAAAATCAAGCTTTCATCACTGTTTATCTACAAGAATATAATCCCCAGAACTAGGCATAGCGTACACACCTCAGATATGAGAATCCTCCGAAAAGCGTTGGCAACTGCTGCATCAATACCAATCATATCAAACTCCATTTTATCCTTATCCAGTGCAATTACCTTAATTCTGAAGTTTTCACGGAAAGAATCTAATCGTAAACTATTATCTACTCCCATTGACGCATAG is a window encoding:
- the LOC7485118 gene encoding uncharacterized protein LOC7485118, whose translation is MSEQESSSDERMSSEEEEEQQQKEEGFSYWNLKDVERGQLPPHIRKQGTRVYCKPDAPTNTETLQYSGSYASMGVDNSLRLDSFRENFRIKVIALDKDKMEFDMIGIDAAVANAFRRILISEVPTMAIEKVFIANNTSVIQDEVLAHRLGLIPIKVDPRLFEYLSANDTPNEKNTIVLKLHARCNRGQPRCSVYSQELKWLPNGSEFAKESEKPDSKPSTYTSFSCGQDSLPEFAGNPISTVEDIILAKLGPGQEIELEAHAVKGMGKTHAKWSPVGTAWYRMFPEVVLLENIKGEDAEELIRKCPSGVFDIEDTGNAKKKAIVADSRACTLCRECIRGDEEWEKRVALHRVKDHFIFTIESTGALPPEVLFTEAVKILEAKCERVITELS